A DNA window from Setaria viridis chromosome 2, Setaria_viridis_v4.0, whole genome shotgun sequence contains the following coding sequences:
- the LOC117845060 gene encoding WAT1-related protein At5g64700, with protein MVSSAAEYSLCFLSPSFPPLRSHIYTPSHSPSCSSTGYNMNEMDAKKPYVVAIIIQVIYTGMFVILKAAFNQGFNTFVFTFYCQLAATVLLLPIAIFRERKNMCSMSFGLLLKLFLCALIGNTCAINLLNLALRFTSATVQTAISNSKPVTIFCLALLLRMEVVKLKSAYGIAKLTGVALCLAGIFLIAFFAGPSLSPVNHHHAFHSGQTSSVPAGQVTWIKGTFLKLLGDMIWSLWIILQTALLKEYPNKMLVTVTQSVFSTVQLFVVAAVAERDISQWKLGLDISLLAVLYTGFVVAGVCNYLQVWCVEMKGPVFLAMWFPLCFVLTIFCSSFFLGEIVHLGSILGGILLIGGLYSVLWAKSKEAMIESCSEVNPMENAKDEKEQKKPEVHQEDGREKHDEETSAYKVEQV; from the exons ATGGTCTCCAGCGCAGCTGAATATTCCCTCTGCTTTCTTTCACCTTCCTTCCCTCCTCTTCGTTCCCACATATATACCCCCTCCCATTCTCCTTCATGTTCCTCCACAGGCTACAACATGAATGAGATGGACGCCAAGAAGCCTTACGTAGTAGCAATCATCATACAAGTCATTTACACCGGTATGTTCGTCATCCTCAAGGCGGCCTTCAACCAGGGGTTTaacaccttcgtcttcacctTCTACTGCCAGTTAGCGGCAACAGTCTTGCTTCTGCCTATTGCCATTTTTCGTGAAAG gaaaaatatgtGTTCTATGTCGTTTGGATTGCTCTTGAAGCTTTTCTTATGTGCCTTAATCGG AAACACATGTGCCATAAATCTATTGAATTTAGCACTAAGGTTCACATCAGCAACTGTGCAAACAGCAATTAGCAACTCCAAACCTGTCACCATCTTCTGCTTAGCCTTGTTGTTAAG GATGGAGGTGGTAAAACTGAAAAGCGCATATGGAATAGCCAAGTTAACCGGTGTAGCGCTCTGCCTGGCAGGAATTTTCCTCATCGCCTTCTTTGCTGGGCCATCATTAAGCCCTGTAAACCATCACCATGCATTCCACAGTGGTCAGACTTCCTCAGTTCCTGCGGGGCAGGTGACATGGATCAAAGGGACATTCCTCAAGCTCCTGGGTGACATGATATGGTCTCTGTGGATCATCTTGCAG ACTGCCCTGTTGAAGGAGTACCCGAACAAGATGCTTGTAACTGTAACACAGTCCGTTTTCAGCACAGTGCAGTTGTTCGTAGTGGCAGCCGTGGCCGAAAGGGACATCTCACAGTGGAAGCTCGGGCTAGACATCAGCTTGCTCGCCGTTCTATACACT GGATTTGTAGTTGCTGGGGTGTGCAACTACCTCCAAGTATGGTGCGTGGAAATGAAAGGTCCCGTCTTCCTCGCGATGTGGTTTCCCCTCTGCTTCGTCTTGACAATCTTCTGCTCCTCATTCTTCCTGGGGGAGATTGTTCATCTTGGAAG CATTTTGGGCGGAATCCTCCTTATTGGAGGACTTTACAGTGTGTTGTGGGCTAAAAGCAAGGAGGCTATGATTGAATCATGTAGCGAGGTTAACCCGATGGAGAACGCGAAAGACGAGAAAGAGCAGAAGAAACCTGAGGTACATCAGGAGGATGGTAGAGAAAAACATGATGAAGAAACATCAGCATATAAGGTTGAACAAGTGTGA